Proteins encoded by one window of Lathyrus oleraceus cultivar Zhongwan6 chromosome 1, CAAS_Psat_ZW6_1.0, whole genome shotgun sequence:
- the LOC127132634 gene encoding dolichyl-diphosphooligosaccharide--protein glycosyltransferase subunit STT3B translates to MAVTTATPTSPPPPPSMAQDLLNSLPKTLKLKTKQQELLLRVTTLGLIYILAFITRLFSVLRYESMIHEFDPYFNYRTTVYLTEHGFSEFWNWFDSDSWYPLGRIIGGTLYPGLMLTAAALYKILHFLRFAVHIREVCVLTAPFFASNTAIVAYFFGKEVWDSGAGIVAAALIAICPGYISRSVAGSYDNEGVAIFALLLTFYLFVKAVNTGSLSWSLASAFGYFYMVSAWGGYVFIINLVPLYVLVLLVTGRYSLRLYVAYNCMYVLGMLLAMQIRFVGFQHVQSGEHMASMGVFFLLQVFFFLDWVKHLLGDVKLFQAFLRITVTGAISVGAIALGVGTASGYISPWTGRFYSLLDPTYAKDHIPIIASVSEHQPTAWSSFMFDFHILLFLFPAGLYFCFKRLSDATIFIVMYGLTSMYFAGVMVRLILVATPAVCLISAIAVSATVKNLTRVVRAKSQTLQSGSGKGTSASKGSSKGVIDNSQPFQKNGAIVLLLGAFYLLSRYAIHCTWVTAEAYSSPSIVLAARGAHGQRVMFDDYREAYFWLRQNTPPDAKVMSWWDYGYQITAMGNRTVIVDNNTWNNTHIATVGRAMSSYEDEAYDIMRSLDVDYVLVVFGGVTGYSSDDINKFLWMVRIGGGVFPVIKEPDYLVNGEYRVDKGAAPKMLNCLMYKLCYYRFGELTTEYGKPTGYDRARGVEIGNKDIKLEYLEEALTTQNWIVRIYKVKPPKNRS, encoded by the exons ATGGCAGTCACCACCGCAACACCAACATcgccaccaccaccaccatcaaTGGCGCAAGATCTGCTGAATTCCCTTCCCAAAACCCTAAAACTCAAAACGAAACAACAAGAGCTTCTCCTCCGCGTCACAACGCTAGGTTTAATCTACATCCTCGCATTCATCACTCGTCTTTTTAGTGTTCTCCGTTACGAATCTATGATCCATGAATTCGATCCGTATTTCAACTACCGTACAACTGTTTACCTAACGGAACACGGTTTCTCCGAGTTTTGGAACTGGTTTGACTCAGATTCGTGGTATCCACTCGGTCGTATCATCGGCGGTACGCTTTATCCCGGTCTTATGCTCACCGCCGCCGCACTTTATAAAATCCTCCATTTTCTCAGATTTGCTGTACACATCCGTGAAGTCTGTGTCCTGACGGCCCCGTTCTTCGCTTCGAATACAGCCATCGTTGCTTATTTCTTTGGCAAAGAGGTGTGGGATTCCGGTGCTGGAATTGTTGCGGCGGCTTTGATTGCGATTTGTCCTGGCTACATTTCGAGATCTGTTGCTGGATCTTATGATAATGAAGGAGTTGCGATTTTTGCGTTGTTGTTGACTTTTTATTTGTTTGTGAAAGCGGTGAATACTGGATCGTTGTCGTGGTCTTTGGCATCTGCATTTGGTTATTTCTATATGGTTTCGGCTTGGGGTGGTTATGTGTTTATTATCAATTTGGTTCCGCTTTATGTGTTAGTGTTGTTGGTAACTGGGAGATACTCTTTGAGACTTTATGTTGCTTATAATTGCATGTATGTTTTGGGAATGTTGCTTGCTATGCAGATTAGGTTTGTTGGGTTTCAACATGTTCAATCTGGAGAACATATGGCTTCTATGGGTGTCTTTTTCTTGCTCCAG GTGTTTTTCTTTTTGGATTGGGTAAAGCATTTGCTTGGAGATGTAAAATTGTTTCAAGCATTTTTGAGGATTACTGTAACTGGTGCAATTAGTGTTGGTGCCATTGCCTTAGGAGTCGGCACTGCATCTGGTTACATATCACCTTGGACCGGAAGGTTTTATTCCTTGCTTGATCCAACATATGCTAAGGATCACATTCCAATTATTGCTTCTGTCTCTGAACATCAGCCTACTGCTTGGTCATCCTTTATGTTTGATTTCCATATTTTGTTGTTCCTTTTCCCTGCCGGGCTCTATTTTTGCTTCAAGCGCTTGTCAGATGCCACAATCTTCATAGTTATGTATGGTCTTACAAGCATGTACTTTGCTGGTGTTATGGTTCGATTAATTCTTGTTGCTACACCTGCTGTATGCCTCATTAGTGCTATTGCGGTTTCTGCCACTGTAAAGAATTTGACTCGGGTTGTGCGAGCAAAAAGCCAAACCTTACAAAGTGGTTCTGGTAAAGGAACTAGTGCTTCAAAAGGTTCTTCTAAG GGTGTAATTGATAACTCACAGCCTTTCCAAAAGAACGGTGCTATTGTGTTACTTCTCGGTGCTTTTTATCTTCTCAGTAGATATGCTATTCACTGTACCTGGGTCACAGCTGAGGCATACTCATCTCCCTCAATTGTCTTGGCTGCAAGGGGTGCCCATGGCCAGAGGGTTATGTTTGACGATTATCGCGAGGCTTACTTTTGGCTTCGCCAGAACACTCCACCAGATGCCAAGGTGATGTCGTGGTGGGATTATGGTTATCAAATCACGGCCATGGGAAACAGAACAGTTATTGTTGACAATAACACCTGGAACAATACACACATAGCAACTGTTGGGCGTGCAATGTCATCTTATGAGGATGAGGCTTATGACATAATGAGATCGCTTGATGTTGACTATGTATTAGTCGTGTTTGGTGGTGTTACTGGTTATTCCTCTGATGATATTAATAA ATTTCTATGGATGGTGAGAATTGGCGGTGGAGTTTTTCCTGTAATAAAGGAACCCGATTACCTTGTCAATGGAGAGTATCGTGTAGATAAAGGAGCAGCTCCAAAGATGTTGAACTGTCTTAT GTACAAGCTGTGTTATTATCGGTTTGGGGAGCTGACAACAGAATATGGCAAACCAACTGG GTATGATCGTGCTAGAGGAGTTGAAATTGGAAACAAGGACATAAAGCTGGAGTATTTGGAGGAGGCGCTTACTACTCAGAATTGGATAGTTCGTATTTATAAAGTGAAACCACCTAAAAACAGGTCGTAA
- the LOC127132642 gene encoding uncharacterized protein LOC127132642 — MSPSNGLQNGGGNGGVGGGNGLSYIEHYVSKFDTLAGVAIKYGVEVADIKRMNGLATDLQMFALQMLRIPLPGRHPPSPVPSEPAKLRENSSERRPPRIGQSAMKEPLQSLRLKPPKQKISPAMTILQKYYGLDSSSSRDTSGETEMVIYTSSTLDHSRDEWLPKPSPIPNHHSKSTNLTFDLLTGNDEVSEYVPFSFTDIGDGVSDKSDEKSVRRRQKADVDNGGSTPERILKEGNNSNGSNGSGSSSTGKSFSLRPKSASRASLFSESDSGWLDSIPVGFGESIFTEGLSGVRKSSSASSLREQEKYNSAATAWPTISKPIFDGLPIPITGRRSKTALD; from the exons ATGTCGCCGTCAAATGGGTTGCAGAACGGCGGCGGCAACGGTGGTGTTGGTGGTGGTAATGGGCTGAGTTATATTGAACATTATGTTTCGAAATTTGATACTCTTGCTGGTGTAGCTATTAAGTATGGTGTTGAG GTAGCTGATATCAAAAGGATGAATGGTTTGGCGACAGATCTCCAAATGTTTGCACTGCAAATGTTGCGAATTCCATTACCAGGTCGACATCCACCATCTCCGGTCCCCAGTGAACCTGCCAAGTTGAG AGAAAATAGCAGCGAAAGAAGACCGCCGCGTATAGGTCAATCTGCGATGAAGGAACCTCTTCAGTCCTTAAGACTGAAACCACCTAAACAGAAGATTTCTCCGGCTATGACCATTTTACAGAAATACTATGGACTCGACTCATCAAGTTCCAGAGATACATCAGGAGAAACAGAAATGGTGATTTACACATCTTCTACTTTAGATCATTCCAGAGACGAATGGCTTCCTAAACCCTCACCAATTCCAAACCATCATTCCAAATCAACAAATTTAACATTTGATCTACTGACCGGAAACGATGAAGTCTCCGAGTATGTTCCTTTTAGTTTTACAGATATCGGTGACGGAGTATCTGACAAGTCTGACGAGAAATCCGTCCGCAGACGTCAAAAAGCCGATGTTGATAATGGAGGTAGTACACCAGAAAGGATTCTCAAAGAAGGCAATAATAGTAATGGATCGAACGGTTCTGGTTCGTCTTCCACCGGGAAATCATTTTCCCTTAGACCAAAGTCAGCTAGCCGAGCCTCGCTGTTTTCTGAGTCAGATTCAGGATGGTTAGATTCTATTCCAGTAGGGTTTGGAGAATCAATATTCACCGAAGGACTTTCCGGAGTGCGGAAATCTTCAAGCGCGTCGAGCCTCAGAGAGCAGGAAAAGTACAATTCAGCAGCAACAGCATGGCCAACCATTTCTAAACCTATCTTTGATGGCTTACCTATCCCAATAACCGGCCGCAGAAGCAAAACTGCCCTTGATTAG